TCAAATTTTGAAGTAACCCAATTTTGCAAAGTcggttcgcttttcgcctcccaggcacaggtgatgccaaacaaaataataataacaataataaatatggAGAGAAGTGGTGATGTAGTAATCACGTGATTGTACATGCCGAAAGGGAGTCCAGGGGCGCGTCTTTTGAAGCTGACGACCATTCAAACGATTCTACTTTGTGTACGGGGTCCGGGGAGAGCGCTCCCGTAGGTTGTACCTTCCGTTCCCGCCGGGGGTCGACGGGACATCATTCTCAACATGTCCGTTGCTCTTCTTGCTCTTTCCCTTCTTTGCTTTAACGACGTAAGCCTAAACGAGGGTGGATgacaaagtaataaataaaatatgttatttatatagtgcacAACTATATGTCAATATTACACAATAAAAGACTACAGGGATCTTTAAAAGGCCCCTGCCTCAAAATTTGTtgttgcctattcaatggcacactatatattacccctgcaatagctccagctgctaatagtgcttggtgcattcaaggaattaatcctgccggatacccattcacctcacctgagtgagtgcagcacaatgtggataaatttcttgctgaaggaaaatatgcaGTGGCCTGTATATTTGAaaccacgtccctctgattgaaatgACGAGAgttgtaaccactagaccacgacgctcCAAATCTAACCTCATTCTTCACTTAATACATCTGGGGGTATTTTCAGCTGGAGGGATGTCCATCAAAGAGCTAATTCTATAGGCCTACTTGCTACTCACCTggctatacatgtagatgttagAGAAAAGCACGATGTATTTAAACACCCCTTCTACTATAATGGAATGATCTCAATTCTACAGTGAAACAACTATGAAGAACCCTCCACTATATAAAACAGGGATGTTTTACACTTTTCAGCTGGAGGGATGTCCAATAAAGAGCAAATTTTGTACTTGTTGTTACTCACCTGATTGTAAAAGTTTGAGAAAAGGATGTAATTAAACACCCCTTCTGCAATAATGGAATAACCTCACTTCTACagtaataccctttttacacaggattttcttaaccccggactatcgctaaccccgtactatccttaaccccgtactattttttttccttttcacacatgccaaattgttatcgctaaccccggataaggaatgcttgcttttcacacacgaaactcgctaaccccggactagtggtttttgtcgatcattcgtagtacaagtacttcactcgtacctttttacacacgctacaatttccttaaccccgtactataggtggggctaaattgccatttagccccacctatagtacggggttaagcttagcccactttcgttttacactagcgatcttaaccccgtactatcgctcttagcaccgcaattgctgggataaccctgcttttttgcagggccaaataatcccgtactaaaggtggggttagcccactgtgtaaaaagaaagtgggctaagcttaaccccgtactataggtggggctaaatggcaatttagccccacctatagtacggggttaaggaaattttagcgtgtgtaaaaagggtataagacAACTAAGAAGAATCCTCCACTATTTACAAACAGGGGTGTTCTACACTTTTCAGCTCGAGGGATGTCCAATAAAGAGCTAATTTTGTACTTGTTACTTACCTGATTGTAGAAGTTTGAGAAAAGAATGTAATTAAACACCCCTTCTACAATAATGGCATAACCTCAATTCTACAGTGAGGCAAATAACAAGAACCCTCCACTGTATAAAacagggtgtttttttttaattatcccTACTTTTCAGCTAGGGATGTCCAATAAAAAGCTAATTTTGTACTTGTTACTCACCTGAATGTAGAAGTTTGAGAAAAGAAGGATGTGTGAGATGAGATACGCAATGAGAGCCCACACGTAGCCGTTAGGAAAGCCGCATTGCTGATACATTACGAACATGCAGTGGATGAGAACTGTGAAGAACTGGagctgtgggggggggggggggaggaaaaattattaaaaattgaACCATCATTTAACAGAACGTTAAAAAAGAAAACCGACTGACCCAACTTTCCAATTTTGGGCTTATGAGGGCAACATAAATTGTCATAGGCCTTAGACAATGCCTTTTCCTGTTGAGCTATCACGCAATTGTGAAAAATCACACTAATTTTGCTCTTTCAGTGATTGTCATCAAGCATGAATCAACTCCATTTCATCTTTTTGAATATTTGTCGCAGGGAAACTATGGCAACCAGATAATTGATCAATGAGGAATCCTCCTCTATATATTGAAATCCAGGGGTGTCCTAATATGGGTCAGCTGGAGGGATGTAAAATATCCTTCAACCAGAGAAATAGAATATGAAATGAAACACCCCTTCTACCATAATAGAATAATCTCTACTCTACAGTCAGAAAACTGAGAGGAATCATCCACTACGTAAACCCAGGGGTGTTTTAATACATACCAGCTGAAGGGACATCAAATATTCCTACGTCAGAGAAATTGAAATGGTTTCATcaagaatatgaaatgaaacACCCCGTCTACACTGTAATGAAACCTCCACTATACAATGAGAAAACTACAAGGAATCTTCCACTATGTAATCACAGGGGTGTTTTAATACATACCAGCTGAAGGGACATCAAATATCCCTTCCACCAGAGAAATAGAAATGGTTTCATCAAGTATATGAAATGAAACACCCCTTCTACCATAATAGAACAAACTCCATTCTACAGTGAAATAACTATGAGGAATCTTCCACTATGTAAACCCGGGGGTGTTTTAATACATACCAGCTGGAGGGATGTCAGATATCTCTTCCACCAGAGGTAAGGCTGGATCCATGGGCCCAGTGCAGACAGGAAGTAGTATCCATACATCAACACGTGGATGAAACAGTTCACCATCCCCGAGAAAAATgcttcattaaaataaaaaattaaatcaaataaatgcaTTATAACATGAATTCACGAGTGTATGCTCAGCTCTCAGAACCCCAGTTTCACCCTAATCGGCTTGAGAGGTGGGGAAGGGGTGTGGGCCTCTGCCGCGTGACAAAACATATAATCGATCagatcaatctcaactctttgtaagacttggggggtgggggaggataAGTGggtaggttttttttattataatggttgttattttttctttttttgtgtaactaacttgtgtttatgtgatttgcaatcacctaataatcatttgtaaattttgtgatttatttcaatttattataataaaaacagaaaaaaaaaaaaaaaacctctttgtaagactgagctctgggccccgtcttacaaagaattacgattgatctgatcaatgtCAACTTTACGGAAATCCAACCATGTCATAATTCATTTCTCAGGAAATTTGCTTAAAATACTTTGTAAACATAGAGAAGCGCACTGAAATTTTGTGATATCTTGGAAATATTTTGAACCACCATGCATTTTTAGATGTTAATGTTgctagctttccatagttgtgatcgatcagatcaatcgcaactctttgtaagacggggcccaggtatccactcgtcaatggaagtgccccccctaTCATTATGCTATGAAGAAAGCTTTCAGACATCTGATAAAAAGGTGTAGAGAATTAAAAGCAAGTATAAcaactgttattattatcatttgaatATACTCACATGCTCCTCCGGCGACCCATCGCACTCCGATCCACCATAGGAATGGCATGGTGGCATGATGGTATACATGAAGGAAAGAAATCTGATTGTTCTTCTTACGCAGAATGAAAATGACCtaaagagtaaaaaaagaaggggatgaagaaaatcaatcaatcaacaagATGAACATCACAGAATTCAAAGATAAATGCCGTCATTGTAACAATCTCGAAATAAGtttgaaaacaaatgaaatgacaCCCCAAGTGTTTGTgagtgaaaataaaaagtatgtGCCAAGTGGCTCTGGGAGAAAATGGGTAATTGctgaaaaaataagcaaaattagCACAACATTCCATACTTTTTTGGTCCTTTTCCAAGCATTATGAATACGCTGTTCCCTCTGTGTAAGTGACTTTATTGATCTTCAGATTCATCGGATTTtggctaagatttcatgatttcacgaAATAAACTTCATGCTAATggacctgggggccgtttcataaagctgttcgtaagttaagagcgaatttaagaacgactggtgaacctttctacacacttaaccatcgccaatgaatatactatttaccacaagaaaggattaccagtcgttctgaacttacaaacagctttatgaaacacccacctgatatCGATCTATGATGATAGGGTGGCAATCAAACTTCATTTCAAAGACTTTTGCTGCAGCTGCATTGTTTTAACTTTGTCAAAAGGTTAACTCATTTCAGTCTTTATTCAATagcaaataaaaacattacagCATAAGTGACACTAAGTATTATGGATATCACAGAGGCACTGATCAAACTTTTCGGATTTGCTGCTAGCTAGGCAGCCAAGCCAGGCACTTCAAGTGAGTACAAAAGATGCAGAGTGGTTTGAGCATGATGCACATATTGGGATGGGGGTCCGAACAAAGAAATAGTTCGCATTTTCCCCCAGGGGAAAAAAGAATTGTGCGCGACAACTGCAAGCaaaataaactacatgtatttcatgagaAACCTTTTTATCTTGTAAACTACTCCTCTTTTCCTTGTGTACATAAACAATTTTTCTGGTATCGCCTCACTATTTGTTTGACATTTTTAGAAGAATGCTaaacaaaaagttttttgtgTAGCAGATTTCCCCATAGGACTGCACAGAACTTGGTTTAAGACTTTTTAAAGACCAAAAATGCTAATCATATATGGtatgcaaaattattccctggagTACATTCTCAAGGCAAAAATCTCAAGACAAGGAATATAGTAAGTAATGGATTTCACTGAAGCACTGATTAACGTTAGATTGTTCttctaaaatataaaattggaTACAGAGAAAGAGTATGAATGGAATGGACCCCCACTTACCGTATCAAGTAGTTCAATGATCTTGGAGAAGAAAAACCACCAGCAAGCACCAGCAAGctgaaacaaatatatatatataacagggaaaaaaaaatagttatcaaATATCAGGAAGAGAATAATCAAAGATGGGGTGGCGGTCGGCAACCCAGGGTGATTATGACAATTATAAAATGGTGTTATGGATTATAATCACatgattggctgaaatttgtcatgTGACAGGTCAATTATTTTAGCTaacaggatgatgatgatgatggttttgTGACGATGATGGattgttgatggtgatgatgattttgtgataatgatgatggattgttgatggtgatgatgatgaaagcgatgatggttatgataatgatgatgatgataatggtaatggtgatgataacgatgatgatgatgatggttatgataatagtgatgatgattatgatgatgattgatgacgattgttgataaagatgatgatgatggttatgatgatgacaatgataatgatgatgatgacaaaggttatggtgataaggatgatgatgggctagatggtgacaatgatgatggttattgtgatgatgatagttatggcgatgacaatgatgatggtggtaatgatgatggtgataatgatgatgatgatgaagatggtgatgatgatggtggttattGAGATGatatgatgttgataatgatgctgatgatgccAATAATTGGTTAGATGACAATGGAGGTGGTGataacgatgatggtggtgatgggcTAGGTGGTAACGATGATAGTGGTTATTGTGAAGATATGATGTTGATACTGATGCTGATAACGTTGATGCCATTGATGGGTTAGATGACGAAAATGATGgaggtggtgatgaagatggagaTTTGACAATGATCATTTTAATGACTACAATGTAACCAGAGGACTTATGGCTTTAACCCTAACTAGACcaggcttttttggctgttctgtggccgggggggggggggggggggggggttgattcaaccccccctgagatctcggccgccgatcgcgcgagcgccgcaaaaatttgcacgctggtggtgtgcgatgtaatctacaaggctgtatggtaaaattttccaaaataatgagattttattttatatgaattaattatgctaatttatgcataaatcatactttttgctctaattcactaaataaagctcctagaatgctaatttttggtaaaaatattctttgtagcattcttaacaatggcaatcaaaaaaaaattcggtttggaaatcaatttcttatgtattctattgttttatgaatttcttatgtatttctttgtttttcaaccttttgtttttctttgtttttttcaccagatttattgcacaaccttttttgaagcataattatgctaaaatcaattgctttcagctgttcaaagtaaaaataatcatatctttatgaataaattttttttattttttatttcttatgtatttctttgtttttttactttttgtttttttattgtttttcgatggaaatcgttccagacttaattctgatcataaacaaggcaaaatcaattaagtttaatcagtaaaagtagaaataatgatacatttatgaattttggctaaatacacaatttgcattggatttgtacatgaaatcacgttttggaacaatttttggtctgacatgcacttacaaaatgttgcgtaatttcgtaaccgcgtacccgggcgtcgtgaatttggtctcaaaagatgcgcaagacttaaaagtataaactctgcaaGTGGCGggggtcaaaaaatttcgcgcggcggaatgatcgcagaaaatgttgaggggggggggttgattcaaccccccccggccattttagggttaaatctTAAACAAAGGTCTTTGGCTTAGGATAAACACCTTACCAAAGGAAACTATGGCAATGACTTTGCTTTGAACCGGTGTCATCTGATCtgggcctcgtcttacaaagagttgcgactgatctaatcaaccacaactatggaaagcctgcaacgtcaacatctaaaaggCACGTTTGTTAGAAAATTTGCTAGACATGATGCGTatttttacattcattattttcttgaaaattcagtgtgcttctctttgtttacaaattcacgacgcccgggtacgcggttacgaaattacgcaacattttgtaagtgcatgtcagaccaaaaattgttttcaaaacaatacaGAGTAATAGAAAGCAAGTAATATATGAAGTACCCCCATTATATATAGATGAAACTCTTATTGAAAGAGTATCTAACATACAATTCCTAGGTATACTATTGGATGAGAATCTCTCATGGAAGCCTCATATTACAATGATCTCTTCAAAAATCAGCAAAACTACAGGATTACTTTCAAAACTTAAACACTATTTACCACTGAATATATTATTTACTATTTATAATTCACtaattttatcttatttgtCCTATGGTAATATCGTTTGGGCAAATTCAACCCCTTCAAAGTTGAAACCATTGTTTTTACTGCAAAAGCGTTGCTTGCGTATTTGTACAAACTCGCATTATTTAGCTCATTCTAAACCTCTATTCAAACAGTTAAACACATTAGATATTTATAAATTGAACACTTATCAAATTGCCATTTTTGTATTCAAGTGTATCAAAGGAACCGTTTTGCCTCCTCTTGCCAATATGTTTGAAACTAATTCTATGATTCACAAATATAACACTCGAAATAGTAAAAAATTACATATCTGGAATATTGATAAGCAGTATATGCAAAAAACAGTTAGATATACAGGGCCCACAGTATGGAACTCATTACCAACTTCGATTACGGAGAATGTctttttgaatactttcaaaaaaaatcttaaagtttatttgttgtcatattaattttatttcaatttagattttaacctatattaattttgaattctacctgagagagagatgggggtagGGGGATGGGACAGGGGGCAGGTGGGGATAGGGGGATGGGGACAGGGGGCAGGTGGGGATAGGGGGGTGGGGACAGGGGGCAGGTGGGGATAGGGGGGCAAGACGTTGAATTCAAATACATTAGCCAtctaatattgttatcattattatatttgtattttgttaactTTTGGACTCCTGCCATTTACAAGCTTTTTTAAAAAAGCTTTCTACAGGTGttccattttccatttatttctattACTTACAATATTAATTTACTATGCTTAtgtatttgatctatttttgtatatacatgtgtatttcaaatgtacatattttgttgttttttaatggaaaagaataaatgaattgaattgaattgaattgaatacaaaGGTCATTGTACAGCTTTctggtagaaaaaaaattatgacatcgatggatttccatatagttgaggtttatcgaatcaatcataactctttgtaaaaggTGGTgctggggcctgtaacacaaagcttaacaaTCATCTGGAACTtgtttttacgattgattgcattgactacaatgtacaatcaatcaatcttacTATTAATTGCTAACCGTTGTGTTACAGGACCTTGAGAACACTGTTTGACCACCAAGCCATTGCTCCTCCTAAACAATATGTGCACCATCTCTACTTACTCTGACTGACAGGGGGTCATCGGAGTAATCCACGGATTGGCAAGATACACTGAACTTGGGATTAAGTACGGTGGTCACAAAGAACTGCGAGAGAGTAGGAGATATTCAAGATTAAAGATTTATTATAACATCATAATAAGAATTACTGAAATCAAGTCAATATTCAATCTACTTGGAGGAAATTATCAAAGTggaaattttctttttacacatTTGTCTTTAATTCACATTTTTAGTCTCAGAAGTTTTTTGTGTCgtagatttttacataagacTGTACAGTTGAGGTTTTTTCTCTTATGAACAAACATGCTAACCGAATTTGGTAagtaaaattattccctgaaaaGAGTTGTAATCAATACACCAACATACCTCCTTGAACATGAATGCAGACAGGACCACCAGGGCAAAGTTGTAAACAAGCATCGGGAGCTTGAGGTCCAGGGCTTTCCTTGGGGCCATGAATCTAGGCCCATAGTAGACCAGGACCAGGTACAGGGCCACCAGAGAGTAGGTTATGCGAGGACTAGACATAAGGAACCAGTCCTTGGTCCTGGGATCTATGAAAGGATGGTACAAGAACAATTTATATTCACTTGGTGTACAAGAAATTGGTATGTATTTCTCAGATAATGTAGTGTAACACAACATGGGCTATACCCATTTGGTCTATAACATAGATTTGGTCTAACCGGGTGCTACATAACtcttagaagcacttgcccagtcgggcaagtgaatttttaaatagttggaatatacttgcccaaaaatctatttcgattgcccaaaaaaaatccttgaaaaaagttttacctcttcagaAGAAAGTTTtgtggttttataaaccattgacctttttctctcttttgacctgaactgatctaccttgtcattgcatttctttttccaaagtgattttaacttaactgccatgaccaaaattagggtcaatatcatatcatcaaccctaattttggtcattctagtGTGAGAATttagtagttttggtctttactacATAACACTTGCCCggctctaacttttacttgccccggaaAATCGGgtaagtgcttatgtagcacgcTGGGTCTAATCATTGATTGGTGTACATTACACTTTGTTTAATACCCACTTGTTACTGTAACTTAAATtccaataacaataataatgacaataacccCTGAGTTCTTGAATAGTGCATAGTAGATTATAACATAACGCCCTTACGGGCTTCCAAAGGACTTAATAGATATTTATTTACCCTGGTTTTACAGCCTTTTACAGTGCGGAGgcatttcaaagaataaatttCTGCCAGGTACTTATTCACCTCacatgggtcgagtgcagcacaatgaggGTGAATTTCTACCCGAaagaaattatgccatggcaaGGATTCGAACCCAAGACCCACTGTTTcgaagtcagaagactaatccactgggccacgatgCTCCACAAATCAATGGCCATACCATCTAATTTCCCCTttgtaaacaattatttttttaatttgtcaaattGATATTCGGTTCATTCAGGGCAATTCAATTTGGTGCTAgctgattgcaatattcaaatgctcataactttctcattatttgtcgaTTTTTCTCACACTTTCTTTGTTctaattctttgatttttctgtttcgacacaagccaacttgttccaacggtttcatttccctttaagagatctatgaataaacaaaagaatgaaTGACTGTGCAGGAGTTACTCACCAGACACACTATTGGCCCATTGACCATAGTCCCTGAGTTGTTGAAACAAACCGCTCATTCTGAAGATCTATAACATGAAAAAGGAAACAATTCATTATTCTAGTGTAAAGCAGTTCAGTATTGCaagtaataattaaaaaaaatagagaaaaaatgagaaaagggagAGCAGAAACTATAAGGAAAAGAAGTGGAACAAAAAATGTGAGTAGGAGGATTGAGGATGAGGTgaaggagaaggaaaaagaggaaacgTACAAGGAGGggaggagaaaaaaggaggagaaggagaataagaaaaaaagaaaaaaaaaggaagaaagaggagaagagaagaaagaggggagaagagaagaaaagagagagaaagaaagattcaaaagaaaagagagtaggagggggaggagggagagggggaagacgAGGAGGGGAAatgggaggagaaagaggatttggtgggggaggaggagaaagaaggaaaaggacgTATGATtaggaaaaagaggaagaaaacagagaagcagaaaaataaagggtcgaaggaaaataaaattgaacaaatctTTGAACAAAAATCTCTGAGCCCCATCACGTCATTCGTCAGATCAGGGGGACTTTTGCATTTAAATAATGTTAACCCCCTAAGTTAGGGCCTAACTTAGCTTATATTTATAGCTAAtcatggtggctgcacgatcgcGAGATGTCTGTGTacaaaaaactcctcgaaaccatggaaacagacggctgccagctgtctaatgtaccaatgaggtccaaactgCCTGCGTcgatttcaataagaaatgttAATGTAGACTGGATCTAGACTAGAGTCTAATTCCAATCCAACTCCAAGTCCCACCCCttgcaaattatgttttttttttaatcaagcgGTCGACATTCCACATTCCCTGCGGCTCAAAACTAATTCACTTTTTACCCAGCAACATTCCCCTGTAACCATTACATATTCTTCTAACTGACCGTTATTTAGGATTTCGCTAATATCCTAAATTCAAACCGCATTATTACCTTTAATGTTCAAATATTACTGCTGCTCCAAACAGACCAAAGAGTCCACGGCACCGAGACGCTATCGACTGATACATATGCATAAGGTAATTGATTGGTATGCAAACTAGTTGCATAGGCCCAGCGTTTCCAGGCCATCTCTTGACTCTTGACCTTAATGGGTAAATCGATTCGTCAAAAGGGAAAATTCTACATCTATTTTGTAAATAAGATCTGTAATGAAGAATAAAatataagttttaaaaatgttaatatattttattaaaaatattgatcaattcaaatgtttttttatttaataaaaaagcAGTTAAATAAAGCATATGTCAATAGAAATAGGCCTGTTT
This Lytechinus pictus isolate F3 Inbred chromosome 9, Lp3.0, whole genome shotgun sequence DNA region includes the following protein-coding sequences:
- the LOC129268396 gene encoding very long chain fatty acid elongase 4-like, coding for MSGLFQQLRDYGQWANSVSDPRTKDWFLMSSPRITYSLVALYLVLVYYGPRFMAPRKALDLKLPMLVYNFALVVLSAFMFKEFFVTTVLNPKFSVSCQSVDYSDDPLSVRLAGACWWFFFSKIIELLDTVIFILRKKNNQISFLHVYHHATMPFLWWIGVRWVAGGASFFSGMVNCFIHVLMYGYYFLSALGPWIQPYLWWKRYLTSLQLLQFFTVLIHCMFVMYQQCGFPNGYVWALIAYLISHILLFSNFYIQAYVVKAKKGKSKKSNGHVENDVPSTPGGNGRYNLRERSPRTPYTK